One Brassica napus cultivar Da-Ae chromosome C4, Da-Ae, whole genome shotgun sequence genomic region harbors:
- the LOC106385566 gene encoding transcription factor IIIB 60 kDa subunit-like, translated as MVWCNHCAKKVDGFRPEGGALACNKCGRILENFNFSDEVTFIKNAAGQSQASGNIVRSVQSGITSCRARRSRIAKDELMNLRDALQIGEDRDDVVNMASRLFDMAADQNFTKGRRSELVLSSCLYLACRKKELAVLLIDFSSYLRVCVYELGSVYLQLCELFYMVDNPNLEDLEELVDPSIFIDRFTKSLLKGAHAYATTKKVVETTKNIIASMKRDWMQTGRKPSGICGAAIYIAALSHGVMCSTTDIAHIVHMCGATITKRLNEFANTGAATLTVEELDKSEESILLEKPFTPRPNSDKEVVNCKHKDSKSFGYGLCRDCHEKFMKVSGGVVGGSDPPAFQRAEKERMEKASREENEGGIEKSVRGETYWNAEDSDESDNLSDLDGDPVVDGCFLDEDEKRAVKKSWEFLNADWLKEQAAKEAALKTASDAFNASNANCPEYARNLVEASKAYVSKSRKEKRQKREEEAKNAPPASTALEACTRVLESKKLSKYFNPDRLKELFNPDRLKERFDTSSGEKSPKKSRTETVIENKKEVEIEEEEEEDGYDFGL; from the exons ATGGTCTGGTGTAACCATTGTGCGAAGAAAGTTGACGGATTTCGCCCCGAAGGCGGTGCTCT GGCATGTAATAAATGTGGGAGGATATTGGAAAACTTCAATTTTTCTGATGAAGTTACATTCATTAAGAATGCCGCTGGACAG AGCCAAGCGTCAGGTAACATAGTGAGGAGTGTTCAGAGTGGGATTACAAGCTGTCGTGCAAGGAGAAGTAGAATAG CTAAAGATGAGTTAATGAATTTGAGAGATGCCTTGCAAATTGGTGAGGACAGAGATGATGTGGTTAATATGGCTTCCCGACTCTTTGAT ATGGCAGCTGACCAAAACTTCACCAAAGGGCGCAGATCTGAACTAGTACTCTCTTCCTGTCTCTACTTGGCTTGCAG GAAAAAGGAACTTGCGGTTCTTCTTATTGATTTTTCAAGCTACCTTCGAGTTTGCGT TTACGAGTTAGGTTCTGTGTACTTGCAACTCTGTGAACTGTTCTATATGGTGGATAACCCGAACCTTGAGGACCTTGAGGAGCTTGTTGATCCTTCAATCTTCATTGATCGATTCACAAAAA GCTTATTGAAAGGTGCACATGCCtatgcaacaacaaaaaaagtcGTGGAAACGACTAAGAACATTATAGCTAGTATGAAGAGAGATTGGATGCAG ACCGGCCGGAAACCTAGTGGAATATGTGGAGCAGCAATTTACATAGCTGCCCTTTCTCATGGTGTCATGTGCTCCACGACAGATATT GCACACATTGTGCATATGTGTGGAGCAACAATAACCAAAAGATTAAATGAGTTTGCTAATACCGGGGCCGCAACTTTAACT GTTGAGGAGCTCGATAAAAGCGAAGAAAGTATATTGCTTGAAAAACCTTTTACGCCAAGACCAAATTCTGACAAAGAAGTAGTGAACTGTAAACATAAGGATTCAAAAAGTTTTGGTTATGGATTATGTAGGGACTGTCACGAAAAG TTCATGAAAGTTTCTGGTGGAGTTGTTGGTGGGTCGGATCCTCCCGCTTTCCAGCGagcagagaaagagagaatggAAAAAGCTTCTAGAGAAGAAAACGAGGGAGGGATTG AGAAAAGTGTAAGAGGAGAAACATATTGGAATGCTGAAGATTCGGATGAATCAGACAATCTTTCTGACCTCGATGGTGATCCTGTG GTGGATGGCTGTTTTCTTGACGAGGACGAAAAGCGAGCTGTGAAGAAGTCATGGGAATTTCTTAACGCAGACTGGCTTAAG GAGCAAGCGGCTAAGGAAGCAGCTCTGAAGACGGCTAGTGACGCTTTCAACGCGAGCAATGCTAATTGCCCAGAGTACGCAAGAAATCTTGTTGAAGCTTCTAAAGCATATGTGTCAAAATCTAGAAAG GAAAAGCGACAAAAACGTGAAGAGGAAGCAAAGAACGCGCCTCCCGCATCCACAGCTTTGGAAGCTTGTACCAGAGTGCTTGAGAGCAAG AAACTCAGTAAGTACTTCAACCCCGATCGTTTGAAAGAGCTCTTCAACCCCGATCGTTTGAAAGAGCGCTTCGATActtcc tCAGGTGAGAAGTCCCCCAAGAAATCAAGAACCGAGACAGTTATAGAGAATAAGAAGGAAGTTgaaattgaagaagaagaagaagaggatggtTATGATTTTGGATTGTAA